A part of Jiangella alba genomic DNA contains:
- a CDS encoding LLM class F420-dependent oxidoreductase translates to MKVGLQIPNFTWPNGPAALGGELAAVASTADRAGFEYVAVMDHFFQIRGVGPSENDMLEAYTTLGFLAAHTERAKLLTLITGIHYREPGLLAKAVTTLDVLSGGRAILGIGAGWNEEESRGLGFPFPSTSERFERLEEALRYLLQMWSDDDGPFAGRFTQAERLLNSPQVLSRPRPPIMIGGGGEKKTLRLVAQYADSCNLFQGPQLLHKLDVLRRHCDDVGRDYDDITKTVYHVLDVGENGERTQQLIDELGQLAEHGFDVAVGSVPTLPRLDPLERIGADVIPQVEKL, encoded by the coding sequence ATGAAGGTCGGTCTGCAGATTCCCAACTTCACCTGGCCGAACGGTCCCGCCGCGCTGGGCGGCGAGCTGGCCGCCGTCGCCAGCACCGCCGATCGGGCCGGGTTCGAGTACGTCGCCGTCATGGACCACTTCTTCCAGATCCGCGGCGTCGGCCCGTCCGAGAACGACATGCTCGAGGCGTACACCACGCTGGGCTTCCTGGCCGCGCACACCGAGCGGGCCAAGCTGCTCACCCTCATCACCGGCATCCACTACCGCGAACCGGGCCTGCTGGCCAAGGCCGTCACTACGCTGGACGTGCTGTCCGGCGGGCGGGCGATCCTGGGCATCGGGGCCGGCTGGAACGAGGAGGAGTCCCGCGGCCTCGGCTTCCCGTTCCCGTCCACGTCCGAGCGGTTCGAGCGCCTCGAGGAGGCGCTGCGTTACCTGCTGCAGATGTGGTCCGACGACGACGGGCCGTTCGCGGGCCGGTTCACGCAGGCCGAGCGGCTGCTGAACTCGCCGCAGGTGCTGAGCCGTCCGCGTCCGCCGATCATGATCGGCGGTGGCGGCGAGAAGAAGACGCTGCGGCTGGTCGCGCAGTACGCCGACTCCTGCAACCTGTTCCAGGGCCCGCAGCTGCTGCACAAGCTCGACGTGCTGCGCCGGCACTGCGACGACGTCGGCCGCGACTACGACGACATCACCAAGACCGTCTACCACGTGCTCGACGTCGGCGAGAACGGCGAGCGGACGCAGCAGCTGATCGACGAGCTCGGGCAACTGGCCGAGCACGGCTTCGACGTCGCCGTGGGGTCGGTGCCGACGCTGCCGCGGCTGGACCCGCTCGAGCGCATCGGCGCCGACGTCATTCCGCAGGTCGAGAAGCTCTGA
- a CDS encoding TetR/AcrR family transcriptional regulator: METRQRLPAAERRESILAAASVVFGERGYAGATTDQIATAAGISQAYVVRTFGSKEALFVEVARRAVDRIEAAFWAAIADDDGRPVRQRLGQAYIDLVADRGILLSLLHIFSLGSDPAIGPAGRDGFMAIYRLVRDEAGLSPEEATDFLAHGMLINTVLALQLHGSDDPDAVELVTQVCGGDLVHFRALAGD, encoded by the coding sequence ATGGAGACGAGGCAACGGCTCCCAGCGGCCGAACGGCGCGAGTCGATCCTGGCCGCGGCCAGCGTCGTGTTCGGCGAACGCGGTTATGCGGGCGCCACCACCGACCAGATCGCGACCGCCGCCGGCATCAGCCAGGCGTACGTCGTGCGCACGTTCGGCAGCAAGGAAGCACTGTTCGTCGAGGTCGCGCGGCGGGCGGTCGACCGCATCGAGGCCGCGTTCTGGGCGGCCATCGCCGACGACGACGGCCGCCCGGTGCGCCAGCGGCTCGGCCAGGCCTACATCGACCTCGTCGCCGACCGCGGCATCCTGCTGTCGCTGCTGCACATCTTCAGCCTCGGCAGCGACCCCGCCATCGGCCCGGCCGGGCGCGACGGGTTCATGGCGATCTACCGGCTGGTCCGCGACGAGGCCGGGCTCTCACCCGAGGAGGCGACCGACTTCCTCGCGCACGGCATGCTGATCAACACCGTGCTGGCGCTGCAACTGCACGGCTCGGACGACCCCGACGCGGTCGAGCTGGTGACCCAGGTGTGCGGCGGCGACCTCGTCCACTTCCGCGCCCTCGCCGGCGACTGA
- a CDS encoding DHA2 family efflux MFS transporter permease subunit, whose product MDGVRSRPTWLLILAASVPMFMAALDNLVVTSALPVLRREFDASIEELQWFVNAYTLAFAGLILVAVALGDRFGRRRVFALGLALFTVASALCAVSVESWQLIAARAVQGGAAAALMPLSLTLLSTSVPQRLRPMAIGVWGGVTGLGVALGPLVGGAVVEGLSWHAIFWLNVPIGVLSLPLVLAVLPESFGRRVRIDLVGVGLASTGLLALVYGIVRAESAGWGSAQIVTMLTSGVVLLALFVAWERRTRDPLLSLGLFRDRGFSAANVVGVLFSFGVFGAIFILIQFLQVVQGYSPLEAGVLTMPWTMAPMVVAPLAGLAVPRLGTRLPIVTGLVFVSVALAWIALVMTETVGYGRLVGAFVLAGVGMGLVIAPSATAVLATIRDDDNAKASGTNSALREIGVALGIAVLTAVFTGAGGQLTPTGYVDAAVVAVLVGAGVVGLGALAALALPHGRTGRSVESAAEAPMSSRPLTGTPR is encoded by the coding sequence ATGGACGGCGTGCGATCCCGGCCGACGTGGCTGCTCATTCTGGCGGCGTCGGTGCCGATGTTCATGGCGGCGCTCGACAACCTGGTCGTGACCAGCGCGTTGCCCGTCCTGCGGCGCGAGTTCGACGCGTCCATCGAGGAACTGCAGTGGTTCGTCAACGCCTACACGCTGGCCTTCGCGGGGCTGATCCTCGTGGCCGTCGCGCTCGGTGACCGGTTCGGCCGGCGCCGGGTGTTCGCGCTCGGGCTGGCGCTGTTCACCGTCGCGTCGGCGCTGTGCGCGGTGAGCGTGGAGTCGTGGCAGCTCATCGCCGCCCGCGCGGTGCAGGGCGGTGCCGCTGCGGCGCTCATGCCGTTGTCGCTGACGCTGCTGTCGACGTCGGTGCCACAGCGGCTGCGGCCGATGGCGATCGGCGTCTGGGGCGGCGTGACGGGGCTGGGCGTCGCGCTCGGCCCGCTGGTCGGGGGCGCGGTCGTCGAGGGCCTGAGCTGGCACGCGATCTTCTGGCTGAACGTGCCGATCGGCGTGCTGTCGCTGCCGCTGGTGCTGGCGGTGCTGCCGGAGTCGTTCGGCCGCCGGGTCCGCATCGACCTCGTGGGCGTCGGCCTGGCCAGCACCGGGTTGCTCGCGCTGGTCTACGGCATCGTCCGGGCCGAGTCCGCCGGCTGGGGGAGCGCGCAGATCGTGACGATGCTGACCTCGGGTGTGGTGCTGCTCGCGCTGTTCGTGGCGTGGGAGCGGCGGACGAGGGATCCGCTGCTGTCGCTCGGGCTTTTCCGCGACCGCGGCTTCTCCGCGGCCAACGTGGTCGGCGTGCTGTTCAGCTTCGGCGTGTTCGGGGCGATCTTCATCCTCATCCAGTTCCTGCAGGTCGTGCAGGGGTACAGCCCGCTGGAGGCCGGCGTGCTGACGATGCCGTGGACGATGGCGCCGATGGTCGTCGCGCCGCTGGCCGGACTCGCGGTGCCGCGTCTGGGCACCCGGCTGCCGATCGTCACCGGCCTGGTCTTCGTGTCCGTGGCGCTGGCGTGGATCGCGCTGGTCATGACCGAGACCGTCGGCTACGGGCGGCTCGTCGGGGCGTTCGTGCTGGCCGGCGTCGGCATGGGCCTGGTCATCGCGCCGAGCGCCACCGCCGTCCTCGCCACCATCCGCGACGACGACAACGCGAAGGCGTCCGGCACCAACTCGGCGCTGCGCGAGATCGGCGTCGCGCTCGGCATCGCGGTGCTGACGGCGGTCTTCACCGGCGCCGGCGGGCAGCTCACGCCGACCGGGTACGTGGACGCGGCGGTGGTCGCGGTGCTGGTGGGCGCGGGTGTCGTGGGCCTGGGCGCGCTGGCCGCGCTCGCGTTGCCGCACGGCCGGACCGGGCGGTCCGTAGAGTCGGCGGCGGAGGCGCCGATGAGTTCGCGACCGCTCACCGGTACACCCCGGTGA
- a CDS encoding nuclear transport factor 2 family protein encodes MPWLQPIPTDPADTVEARTGLRLALLTEDAVLEMPPVPLWYRGRDDYGRFMARLFVLRGADWRTVPVWANGQPAFAAYRAGTLHTLQVFAVDGGRIAHTVVFQDPRVFELFGLALQ; translated from the coding sequence GTGCCGTGGCTGCAGCCGATCCCCACCGACCCGGCCGACACCGTCGAGGCGCGGACGGGGCTGCGGCTCGCGCTGCTCACCGAGGACGCCGTCCTCGAGATGCCGCCGGTCCCGCTCTGGTACCGCGGCCGCGACGACTACGGCCGGTTCATGGCGCGGCTGTTCGTGCTGCGCGGCGCCGACTGGCGGACGGTGCCGGTATGGGCCAACGGGCAGCCGGCGTTCGCGGCCTACCGCGCCGGGACCCTGCACACGCTGCAGGTCTTCGCGGTGGACGGTGGCCGGATCGCGCACACCGTCGTGTTCCAGGACCCGCGGGTGTTCGAGCTGTTCGGCCTGGCTTTGCAATGA
- a CDS encoding DUF6518 family protein, translating to MFAPAPRRPLVVLSAVAAAGLALGVLTAYAQGWLPDEVGSLANSSGAWTVLAFGLAWWAAGRPVVAAAAGALALLTLLAGYVIGAEVRGFPSSTALMVFWGAAAIVVGPVIGLAAAWVRSGPPVRAALGAGAVAGVLAGEGVYGLRYVADTTYPPYWWGSIVAGVLLLAAVIAGRRLPARAAALAVVVTAVVAAAFVVLYSADLISVLP from the coding sequence GTGTTCGCTCCCGCGCCGCGGCGCCCGCTCGTCGTCCTGTCCGCCGTCGCCGCCGCCGGGCTGGCGCTCGGCGTGCTGACCGCCTACGCCCAGGGCTGGCTGCCCGACGAGGTGGGGTCGCTGGCGAACTCCAGCGGCGCGTGGACGGTGCTCGCGTTCGGCCTGGCGTGGTGGGCCGCGGGCCGGCCGGTGGTGGCGGCTGCCGCCGGAGCGCTTGCCCTGCTCACGCTGCTGGCCGGGTACGTGATCGGCGCCGAGGTTCGCGGGTTCCCGTCGTCGACGGCGCTGATGGTGTTCTGGGGCGCCGCCGCGATCGTCGTCGGACCGGTGATCGGTCTCGCGGCGGCATGGGTGCGGTCCGGCCCGCCTGTGCGGGCGGCGCTCGGTGCGGGGGCCGTCGCCGGGGTTCTCGCCGGCGAGGGCGTCTACGGCCTGCGCTACGTCGCCGACACGACCTACCCGCCGTACTGGTGGGGCTCGATCGTCGCCGGCGTCCTCCTGCTCGCCGCCGTGATCGCCGGCCGCCGGCTGCCGGCGCGTGCCGCCGCCCTCGCCGTCGTCGTCACCGCGGTGGTCGCCGCCGCGTTCGTCGTGCTCTACAGCGCCGACCTCATCTCCGTGTTGCCGTGA
- a CDS encoding metallophosphoesterase family protein produces the protein MADVTRVAVLSDTHAPRFWKTCPPAVAQRLGDADLILHAGDVCVPSVLDELAAFAPVHAVLGNNDGADVAAWGAGVPEELLITVAGVRVAMLHDSGPASGRLPRLRARFPDADLVVFGHSHIPWNEESGGFRVFNPGSPTDKRRQPHGTVGLLSLSGGRVVSAEIVPVTP, from the coding sequence ATGGCTGACGTCACGCGGGTGGCGGTGCTGTCCGACACGCACGCGCCACGGTTCTGGAAGACGTGCCCGCCGGCGGTGGCGCAGCGACTCGGCGACGCCGACCTCATCCTGCACGCGGGCGACGTGTGCGTGCCGTCGGTGCTGGACGAGCTGGCGGCGTTCGCGCCGGTGCACGCGGTGCTCGGCAACAACGACGGCGCCGACGTCGCCGCGTGGGGCGCGGGCGTCCCGGAGGAGCTGCTGATCACCGTCGCCGGCGTGCGCGTCGCGATGCTGCACGACAGCGGGCCGGCCTCCGGTCGGCTGCCGCGGCTGCGGGCCCGCTTCCCCGACGCCGACCTCGTCGTGTTCGGCCACTCGCACATCCCGTGGAACGAGGAGTCCGGCGGCTTCCGCGTTTTCAACCCCGGCTCGCCGACGGACAAGCGCCGTCAGCCGCACGGCACCGTCGGCCTGCTCTCGCTGAGCGGCGGCCGGGTCGTCTCGGCGGAGATCGTCCCCGTCACGCCCTGA
- a CDS encoding class I SAM-dependent methyltransferase, whose protein sequence is MYTDDDAAALYEVLNPWGPGDDFYLERVMAAGSVLDVGCGPGGLLRRARAEGHTGRLRGLDPDPAALARARRRTDVEWVEGKASDLPATGEFELAVMAGNAFQELRGDDELTASLAAIRGALAGGGRFAFETRNPGAREWETWRPENGMDVVDDAGRELRVWHDVEAAGGGLVTLTETTGTRDGTALRVDRATLRFTDAATLDARLAAAGFAVEERYGWWDRRPFAPDSRLIITVARAVDG, encoded by the coding sequence ATGTACACCGACGACGACGCGGCGGCGCTCTACGAGGTGCTCAACCCGTGGGGTCCGGGCGACGACTTCTACCTCGAACGGGTCATGGCAGCCGGGTCCGTCCTCGACGTCGGGTGCGGGCCGGGCGGGCTGCTGCGCCGCGCCCGCGCCGAGGGACACACCGGCCGGTTGCGCGGCCTCGACCCCGACCCCGCCGCGCTGGCCCGCGCGCGCCGCCGCACCGACGTCGAGTGGGTCGAGGGCAAGGCGTCCGACCTGCCCGCCACCGGCGAGTTCGAGCTGGCGGTCATGGCCGGCAACGCGTTCCAGGAGTTGCGCGGCGACGACGAGCTGACGGCGTCGCTGGCGGCCATCCGCGGCGCGCTGGCCGGCGGCGGCCGGTTCGCCTTCGAGACGCGCAACCCCGGCGCCCGCGAATGGGAGACGTGGCGGCCCGAGAACGGCATGGACGTGGTCGACGACGCCGGACGTGAGCTGCGCGTCTGGCACGACGTCGAGGCGGCCGGCGGCGGGCTGGTCACGCTGACCGAGACCACCGGGACCCGCGACGGCACGGCGCTTCGGGTCGACCGCGCCACGCTCCGGTTCACCGACGCCGCCACGCTCGACGCCCGGCTCGCTGCCGCCGGGTTCGCCGTCGAGGAACGGTACGGCTGGTGGGACCGCCGGCCGTTCGCGCCGGACAGCCGCCTGATCATCACCGTCGCGAGAGCCGTCGATGGCTGA
- a CDS encoding M14 family zinc carboxypeptidase → MRRRTFLAGVAGLGVGAALAPSAHADPQSKPNGPWLQPDQTVQKAALTANSDLGPKLASIAARSKGRMAVEVAGHSAGGWPIHLARFGEPTPGKLPVLIQTQIHGGEPLGTEVVLHLMQTLATSSHPAVRAVLERLTIWFIPRLNMDGADFRDATGHLVQRRQNTQLWTPQEWGLAAAASPPWYLPRSLLQPGRVSGYDINRDFHPDLTFRLKPGDEALLPGASELPGFFVTPEARTSAAVFQRLRPAVFIDHHHRGSNVESETDNTLTTLQVIGLVTEGTPEFPLDPAVRDLSFRINVLVWDTLRSLGQSPFGGITRYPDVELPGTALGSYALNGAGIMLYETRSVAQKSMGMLIKQSLTGMGATIEALAGGSIDAVDPARYFDIPPAGPSIGNPRDDL, encoded by the coding sequence ATGCGCCGACGCACGTTCCTCGCTGGAGTCGCCGGACTGGGGGTGGGCGCCGCGCTGGCGCCGAGCGCCCACGCGGACCCGCAGTCGAAGCCCAACGGGCCGTGGCTGCAGCCGGACCAGACCGTTCAGAAGGCGGCTCTCACCGCGAACAGCGACCTCGGTCCGAAGCTGGCCTCCATCGCGGCCCGGTCGAAGGGCCGCATGGCCGTCGAGGTCGCCGGGCACTCGGCCGGCGGCTGGCCGATCCACCTGGCCCGGTTCGGCGAGCCCACGCCGGGCAAGCTGCCGGTGCTGATCCAGACCCAGATCCACGGCGGCGAGCCGCTCGGCACCGAGGTCGTCCTGCACCTCATGCAGACCCTCGCGACCAGCTCGCACCCGGCCGTCCGGGCCGTCCTGGAGCGGCTGACGATCTGGTTCATCCCGCGGCTCAACATGGACGGCGCCGACTTCCGCGACGCCACCGGGCACCTCGTCCAGCGGCGGCAGAACACGCAGCTGTGGACGCCGCAGGAATGGGGGCTCGCCGCCGCCGCGTCGCCGCCGTGGTACCTGCCGCGGTCGCTGCTGCAGCCGGGCCGCGTCTCCGGCTACGACATCAACCGCGACTTCCATCCCGACCTCACGTTCCGCCTGAAGCCGGGCGACGAGGCGCTGCTGCCGGGCGCGTCCGAACTGCCCGGGTTCTTCGTGACGCCCGAGGCCAGGACGTCGGCGGCGGTGTTCCAGCGGCTGCGCCCGGCGGTCTTCATCGACCACCACCACCGCGGCAGCAACGTGGAGTCCGAGACCGACAACACGCTCACGACGCTGCAGGTGATCGGCCTGGTCACCGAGGGCACGCCGGAGTTCCCGCTGGACCCGGCGGTGCGCGACCTGAGCTTCCGGATCAACGTGCTGGTCTGGGACACGCTGCGCTCGCTCGGGCAGTCCCCGTTCGGCGGCATCACCCGCTACCCCGACGTCGAGCTGCCGGGCACCGCGCTCGGCTCGTACGCCCTGAACGGCGCCGGGATCATGCTCTACGAGACCCGTTCGGTCGCCCAGAAGTCGATGGGCATGCTGATCAAGCAGTCGCTGACCGGCATGGGCGCGACCATCGAGGCGCTGGCCGGCGGCAGCATCGACGCCGTCGACCCGGCCCGGTACTTCGACATCCCGCCGGCCGGCCCGTCCATCGGCAACCCCCGCGACGACCTGTAG
- a CDS encoding M14 family zinc carboxypeptidase, translated as MRRLLTGLAGLGVLATVLTGAGTAASEPPHLPGGPCLQEDQNVSLASVADYDDVVQALDRIERTSQGRVSVQSAGTSGEGRELFYATVGTGPTTFWLQARIHGNELHSTEAVLQILDHLASGSPDARLIRENLTVVVIPMYNPDGAEANIRQSTTPTRIDLNRDWENFAQPETVAFWKLWRDTAPELALDLHHMGQAPVVEGTNDLNQFQIGARSIDPSRMTAEQWLTNRQLAMTSVDALARYGLANVAHYPLIDITNAGLSRMLMGGTAPAGEQPVLQSPTKGAIFYEVRSVGQKSNGQLENLFRIPTMAVLRAAADGSLGAQDVSGYEDLPFASQEQCGRF; from the coding sequence ATGCGCAGACTGCTCACCGGGCTCGCCGGTCTCGGCGTGCTCGCCACCGTGCTGACCGGCGCCGGGACGGCGGCCTCGGAACCGCCGCACCTGCCCGGCGGCCCGTGCCTGCAGGAGGACCAGAACGTCAGCCTGGCCAGCGTCGCCGACTACGACGACGTCGTGCAGGCGCTGGACCGGATCGAGCGGACCAGCCAGGGCCGCGTCAGCGTGCAGTCGGCCGGCACGTCCGGCGAGGGGCGCGAGCTGTTCTACGCCACCGTCGGCACCGGCCCGACCACGTTCTGGCTGCAGGCCCGCATCCACGGCAACGAATTGCACAGCACCGAGGCGGTCCTGCAGATCCTGGACCACCTCGCCAGCGGCTCGCCGGACGCCCGGCTGATCCGCGAGAACCTCACCGTCGTCGTCATCCCGATGTACAACCCCGACGGCGCCGAGGCGAACATCCGGCAGAGCACCACGCCGACCCGCATCGACCTCAACCGCGACTGGGAGAACTTCGCCCAGCCCGAGACCGTCGCCTTCTGGAAGCTCTGGCGTGACACCGCACCGGAGCTGGCGCTGGACCTGCACCACATGGGCCAGGCGCCGGTCGTCGAGGGCACCAACGACCTCAACCAGTTCCAGATCGGCGCCCGTTCCATCGACCCGAGCCGGATGACGGCCGAGCAGTGGCTGACCAACCGGCAGCTGGCGATGACCAGCGTCGACGCGCTCGCGCGGTACGGGCTGGCGAACGTCGCGCATTACCCGCTGATCGACATCACCAACGCCGGGCTCAGCCGGATGCTCATGGGCGGCACCGCGCCGGCCGGTGAGCAGCCGGTGCTGCAGAGCCCGACGAAGGGCGCGATCTTCTACGAGGTCCGCTCGGTGGGGCAGAAGAGCAACGGGCAGCTGGAGAACCTGTTCCGTATCCCGACGATGGCGGTGCTGCGGGCCGCTGCCGACGGATCGCTCGGCGCGCAGGACGTGTCGGGCTACGAGGACCTGCCGTTCGCGAGCCAGGAGCAGTGCGGCCGGTTCTGA
- a CDS encoding ArsR/SmtB family transcription factor has product MLQLTFTAQDLSLTRFAFSPLWEVVASIRVLREPAAHALHLPWVKATRARLAGSGLDLRPLTARVPSDGRTLPGYLAPTPVTPTPELSDELVLLGATDPAIVDGGRAALDALVETVAAYWELALAPSWPRLRDLLEGDVRYRARRLAAGGAPELFADLDPAITWSGDTLAVRHVHVDETRRLSGRGLVLVPSAFLWPHVASKTEQPWQPVLRYPARGVATLWERGRPAAPDTLAGVVGRSRALLLAELDSPAATGELARRTGLTAGGVSQHLSALRAAGLVTSHRAGRVVLYARTALGDALLGGGGT; this is encoded by the coding sequence ATGCTCCAGCTGACCTTCACCGCGCAGGACCTCTCGCTCACGCGGTTCGCGTTCTCGCCGCTGTGGGAGGTCGTCGCGAGCATCCGGGTGCTGCGCGAGCCGGCCGCGCACGCGCTGCACCTGCCGTGGGTCAAGGCGACCAGGGCCCGGCTGGCCGGGTCCGGGCTGGACCTGCGCCCGCTGACGGCGCGGGTGCCGTCGGACGGGCGGACGCTGCCCGGCTACCTCGCGCCCACGCCCGTCACGCCGACTCCGGAGCTGTCCGACGAGTTGGTGCTGCTCGGCGCGACCGACCCGGCTATCGTCGACGGCGGACGTGCGGCGCTGGACGCTCTGGTCGAGACGGTCGCCGCCTACTGGGAGCTGGCGCTGGCGCCGTCCTGGCCGCGGCTGCGCGACCTGCTCGAGGGCGACGTCCGGTACCGGGCCCGGCGGCTGGCCGCGGGCGGTGCGCCGGAGCTGTTCGCCGACCTCGACCCGGCGATCACGTGGTCCGGCGACACCCTCGCCGTCCGGCACGTGCACGTCGACGAGACGCGGCGGCTGAGCGGCCGCGGCCTGGTGCTGGTGCCGTCGGCGTTCCTCTGGCCGCACGTCGCGTCGAAGACGGAGCAGCCGTGGCAGCCGGTGCTGCGCTACCCCGCCCGCGGCGTCGCGACGCTGTGGGAGCGCGGCCGGCCGGCGGCGCCGGACACGCTGGCCGGGGTGGTCGGCCGGTCCCGGGCCCTGCTGCTGGCCGAGCTGGACTCCCCCGCCGCGACCGGCGAGCTGGCCCGTCGCACCGGGCTCACCGCCGGCGGGGTGTCGCAGCACCTGAGCGCGCTGCGCGCGGCCGGCCTGGTGACGTCGCACCGCGCCGGCCGGGTCGTCCTCTACGCCCGGACGGCGCTCGGCGACGCGCTCCTGGGCGGCGGCGGGACGTAG
- a CDS encoding MFS transporter, protein MTAIAPPRPRRDLHLLFAGAAASKLGMEVGSFALPLVAVLALDASPGEVGLLATLTTAAFLLIGLPAGVWVDRSRRRGVMIAADAARALLYASIPVAWWLDLLTIEQLYVTALLAGVATVFFDISALSYLPHVAGRDRLMSANSVLGSIDSVVHIGGQSAAGFLVQLVSAPVTMVATAVGYVLSGGFLLRIRRREPAVAAPGGPREPLARSIAAGVRFVAGHPILRAVAVAGAMTNLGMQLVLVMLPVLVVQRLELSPGVLGLFFAAGGVSGLVGAATATRVVGRLGAGRALWLLGLLVAPAGLLVPLIDAGAWLWVAGLGWVVLAYKISVDNVVLISFRQQVTPDHLLGRQNATMRFLLIGAVAIGAALSGVIGATAGPRAAMWAGAGVLAVVWVPLYLSPLRRLRALTDATS, encoded by the coding sequence ATGACCGCCATCGCCCCGCCGCGGCCGCGGCGCGACCTCCACCTGCTGTTCGCCGGCGCCGCCGCGAGCAAGCTCGGGATGGAGGTCGGCTCCTTCGCGCTGCCGCTGGTCGCCGTCCTCGCGCTGGACGCCTCGCCGGGCGAGGTCGGCCTGCTGGCGACGTTGACGACGGCGGCGTTCCTGCTCATCGGCCTGCCGGCCGGCGTCTGGGTGGACCGGTCTCGGCGCCGCGGCGTGATGATCGCCGCCGACGCCGCCCGCGCGCTGCTCTACGCGTCGATCCCGGTCGCGTGGTGGCTGGACCTGCTGACGATCGAGCAGCTGTACGTCACGGCGCTGCTGGCCGGCGTGGCGACGGTGTTCTTCGACATCTCCGCGCTGAGCTACCTGCCGCACGTCGCCGGGCGGGACCGTCTGATGTCGGCGAACTCGGTGCTGGGCAGCATCGACTCGGTCGTGCACATCGGCGGGCAGAGCGCCGCCGGGTTCCTCGTGCAACTGGTGTCGGCGCCGGTGACGATGGTCGCGACCGCGGTCGGCTACGTGCTGTCCGGCGGGTTCCTGCTGCGGATCCGGCGCCGCGAACCGGCCGTGGCGGCGCCGGGCGGGCCGCGCGAGCCGCTGGCCCGGTCGATCGCCGCCGGGGTGCGGTTCGTCGCCGGGCACCCGATCCTGCGCGCGGTCGCCGTCGCCGGTGCGATGACCAACCTCGGCATGCAGCTCGTGCTGGTCATGCTGCCGGTGCTGGTGGTGCAGCGGCTGGAGCTGTCGCCCGGCGTGCTCGGCCTGTTCTTCGCCGCAGGCGGCGTCAGCGGCCTGGTCGGCGCGGCGACCGCGACGCGGGTCGTCGGGCGGCTGGGGGCCGGCCGGGCGCTGTGGCTGCTCGGCCTGCTGGTCGCCCCGGCCGGGCTGCTGGTCCCGTTGATCGACGCCGGTGCCTGGCTGTGGGTGGCCGGGCTCGGCTGGGTGGTGCTGGCCTACAAGATCTCCGTCGACAACGTCGTGCTGATCAGCTTCCGGCAGCAGGTCACGCCCGATCACCTGCTCGGGCGGCAGAACGCGACCATGCGGTTCCTGCTGATCGGTGCGGTGGCGATCGGCGCCGCGCTGTCCGGCGTGATCGGCGCGACGGCCGGCCCGCGCGCGGCGATGTGGGCCGGTGCGGGCGTGCTGGCCGTCGTGTGGGTGCCGCTCTACCTGTCGCCGCTGCGGCGGCTGCGCGCGCTCACCGACGCGACCTCCTGA
- a CDS encoding alpha/beta fold hydrolase: protein MATIELSGGTVHYRVAGPEESAAPPVVFVHAFLTDGALWTRVADRLAERGIRSYAPTWPLGAHPIAMKPGADLSPRGIARLIVEFLDALDLDAVTLVGNDTGGALCQFAIDEDSRRIGRVVLTNCDGVDVFPPAAFKPLFALLRNERRARFLAGQMRARPLRQSWLGFGLLAHDLPAELTRAWIEPALRDDGVVRDLVRFLRAVDPKELLDVAARLHRFQGPVTLVWGTGDPAFSVKLGRRIQEWFRDARFVPVPKSRTFVPLDAPQQLTDEIVAIAADQEVASVSARSRRSGDR from the coding sequence ATGGCCACGATCGAACTCTCCGGCGGCACAGTGCACTACCGCGTCGCGGGGCCCGAGGAGTCCGCCGCGCCGCCCGTCGTGTTCGTCCACGCGTTCCTCACCGACGGGGCGCTCTGGACGCGAGTGGCCGACCGCCTCGCGGAACGCGGGATCCGGTCGTACGCGCCCACCTGGCCGCTCGGCGCCCACCCGATCGCCATGAAGCCCGGCGCCGACCTGTCGCCCCGCGGCATCGCGCGCCTGATCGTCGAGTTCCTCGACGCCCTCGACCTGGACGCGGTGACGCTGGTCGGCAACGACACCGGCGGCGCGCTCTGCCAGTTCGCCATCGACGAGGACTCCCGCCGCATCGGACGGGTCGTCCTCACCAACTGCGACGGCGTCGACGTCTTCCCGCCGGCCGCCTTCAAGCCGCTCTTCGCGCTATTGCGCAACGAGCGCCGCGCCCGCTTCCTGGCCGGGCAGATGCGCGCCCGCCCGCTGCGTCAGTCGTGGCTCGGGTTCGGCCTGCTGGCGCACGACCTCCCGGCCGAGCTGACCCGCGCGTGGATCGAGCCGGCCCTGCGTGACGACGGCGTCGTCCGCGACCTGGTGCGGTTCCTGCGCGCCGTCGATCCGAAGGAGCTCCTCGACGTCGCCGCCAGGCTGCACCGCTTCCAGGGCCCGGTCACGCTGGTCTGGGGCACCGGCGATCCCGCCTTCTCGGTGAAGCTGGGCCGGCGCATCCAGGAGTGGTTCCGCGACGCCCGGTTCGTGCCGGTGCCGAAGTCGCGGACGTTCGTCCCGCTCGACGCGCCGCAGCAGCTCACCGACGAGATCGTCGCGATCGCCGCGGATCAGGAGGTCGCGTCGGTGAGCGCGCGCAGCCGCCGCAGCGGCGACAGGTAG